Sequence from the Bryobacteraceae bacterium genome:
AGGTGGGCTTCAACGCGCGGAAGACGTCGACCAACGACGCGTTCACCACATTCAACCCGGCCATCACGAGTGCGCTGAACGTACAGTTCAGCCAGCCGCTGTGGCGCAACCGGGGAAGCTACGTGAACCGGATCCCGGTGATGATCGCCTCGAGCCGCCTGAGGCGGAGCGAGTACGACATGAAGGACCAGTTGATCCAGATCCTCCAGCGCGCCGAGCTGGCGTACTGGCAGGTGGTTCAGATGCGCGAGTTCCTGCGCGTGCAGGAAGGGTCCCTGCAGGTGGCGGGCGAGTTCCTGAAGCGCAGCCAGCGGGAACTGGAACTGGGCGCGATCTCCGCGCTCGACATCTACCAGCCGCAGCAGAACTACGCCAACGCCGAAGTCCGCGTGACGCAGGCGCGATACCAGTTGCAGCAGGCGGAGGATCAACTGCGGCGGCAAATGGCGGCCGATCTCGATCCGGAGATCCGGAACCTGCCGATCGTTCTTACCGAGACGGTGCAGACGCCTTCGGACGATCGTCCGCTCGACAAGGAACTCTATGTCGAAACGGCGTATCAGAAGCGGCCCGACCTACGGGCGCAGTTGCAGGATCTCGACGTGGACGATCTGAACTACCAGCAGGCGAAGAACGCCCTGAAGCCGGACTTCGCGCTGACCGGCCAGTTCACCTCGAACGGCCGCGGCGGCAACTTCATTCCGCGCAGCAACAACCTCGGCACCGGGATCACGCTGGCGAACCAGTTGATCCCCGGCGGCTTTGGCGACGCGCTGAACTACGTTTTCGGCTTCGACTTCCCCACCTATCAGATGGGGCTGCAACTGCGGCTTCCGCTGCGGAACCGGGCGGCGCAGGCCGACCTGGCCGACGCCGTCGTTAGCAAGCGCCTGAACTCGCTCCGTGCGCGAAACATCCAGCAGGCCATCCGCCAGGACGTGCTCAATGCCGTGACGCGCGTCGAGTCCTCTCGGGCCGGCGTCAAGCTCGCCCAAGTCGCCCTGGACTTCTCGCTGAAACGGCTGGACGCGGAGCAGAAGCGGTACGACCTCGGCGTCAGCACGATCTTCCTATTGATTCAGGCGCAGCAGGATCTTATTTCGGCTCAGGCCGAGGTGGTGACCCAATCCGTGCAGTACCGGCGGGATCTGCTGAATCTCGAACGCGTCACTGGTAACCTGCTCGAATCGCGCGGCGTGGTCGTAGAATAGCGGTTTGGGCCGCATCCGCGTTCTCTCCGACGTCGTCGCCAACAAGATCGCGGCGGGCGAGGTCGTTGAGCGCCCCGCCTCGGTTGTCAAAGAACTGCTTGAAAACTCGCTCGACGCCCGGGCCAGGCGCGTGCGGCTGGAGATCGAAGCCGGCGGACGCAGGCTGATCCGGATCGCCGACGACGGGCACGGGATGCTGCGCGACGACGCGCTACTGGCCTTCGAGCGGCACGCGACATCGAAGCTCGCCGATGTCAAAGAGCTGTTTTCGATCGCGACGCTCGGATTCCGCGGCGAGGCGCTTCCTTCGATTGCGTCGGTGTCGCGGTTGACGCTCGAGACACGATCCGACGATGAGCCGACGGGGACCGTCGTCGAGTTCGCGGGTGGGAAGCTGCTGCGATGCGACGAAACGGCGCTCGCCACGGGCACGACGATCACGGTGCGGGATCTGTTCTATAACGTGCCGGCGCGGCGGAAGTTCCTGCGGTCCGAGCAGACCGAACTGGCGCACATCGCCTCGCTGGTGACGCACTACTCGCTCGCCTATCCGGAGAAGTCGTTCGAGCTGCGGCACAACGGCAACGAACTGCTGGCGGTGACTCCGGTGGCGAAGATCGGCGAACGGGTGTTCCAGGTGTTCGGGTCACAGACGATTTCGGACCTGGTGGAGATCCCCGAGCGGATTCACTCGATCGGCGGGACGCCGGAGGAGCGGGCCGACGCGTTCCGGCTGCGCGGGTTCGTGTCGCGGCCGCAAGTGCAGAAGTTCAACCGGAACTCGATCTACCTTTTCGTCAACGGACGGCTGATTCGCGACCGTGTGCTGCTGCACGCGCTATCGGCCGCCTACCGCAACCTGATTCCTCCGGATGCATACCCATTCGCGCTGCTGTTTCTCGACTGCCCGGCGGAGGAGGTAGACGTCAACGTGCATCCTTCGAAGATCGAAGTCCGGTTCCAGCACTCGAGCTTCGTGCACGACTTCGTGCGGGACGCGGTGCGGGAGATGCTGGTGGAGGCGCGGCCCGTATCGACGCTGCCGCTGGCGGCGCCTGGTCCGCAGGGAGCGGCGCAACTTCCCTACTCCGAGTTCAGCCAGCGAATGATGGCGGCGCCGTTCCCGAACGAGGCGCCGGCGGAATCGGCGAAGCCGCCAGTGCCGGAGGGCAACCTGCCGCAGTTCACGCTGCGGGGAACCACGGTGTTCACGCCGCCGAAGCTGGATTTTTCCGGCGGCTCGATTCCCGTGGACGCGCCGGCGACGCCGCCTGCATCGCCCCGCCGCGGCGCCGTTCCCGACACCCACGGCGCGCTGCCTCCGGAGCTCTACGCGGAAGCGGGTGCGAGCCTCGACGCGCTCCGCGACCTCCGACCGCTGGGCCAGCTTCACGCAAGCTTCATCCTCGCCGCCGGACCCGACGGGCTCTGGATCATCGACCAGCATGTGGCGCACGAGCGCGTCCTGTTCGAGAAAGTCCTCCGCCAGATGGCGGCCGGCGAAGTGGAGAAGCAGCAGTTGCTGATGCCGATCGTTCTCGAACTCACCGCCGGCCAAGTCATCGAGTTCGAACGCCTCGAGGCCGACCTCCGCGCCATCGGGTTCGAGATCGAACCATTCGGACCGCGCGCCATCGCCATCAGCGCCACGCCCTCCGATCTCAGCGCGGCCGAAGTGGAGCGCGTGCTCTTCGAGATCCTCGAGATCGCCGACAAGGAACTCCGGCAGACTTCGGTGGAGGAGATCCGAGCCAACATGGCGGCGTCCATCGCCTGCCGCGCCGCGATCAAGATCAACATGCCGCTCGACCTGACGAAGATGCAGTGGCTGCTCGCCGAACTCGCGGCAACGGAGTTTCCGATGAGCTGCCCGCACGGGCGTCCGATCGCGCTACGCTATGGGACACGGGAAATCCTGAAGGGCTTTCACCGGATATGAGTCTTGTCGTTCAAGACATGCGCACAAATCAGGCGTAGTCGAGTCAAAATGATAGATGCGTACGCCCAACGACTCCACACCTGGATCAAATCGCTCTTCTGGTAGACAAAATCCGTTGCTTTTCGCCCTGAGCGGGCCTATACTTAGACCACCTAAGGTTGAAAAGGCCGCCATGAAGAGAAGAGAAGAGAAGAGAAGAGAAGAGAAGCATCGGTTGTTGGAATATCGGCCAACGCGCTGATGCTGGTAGTTCTTACGACCCAGTCCGCCGGCGCGGCTCTGCCCACACTCGTTTCTGCAACGCCTGACAGCGGCACCTCGGTTAACCAGACATTCTCTTTCACAGCCTCCGACACCGACGGCTGGTTGAACCTCAGTCGGCTCGACATCATTTTCAATCGATACTACGACGCTGAGAACGCATGCTATTTCACTTATCACAGAACCACCAACATCATCTATTTAGTTAAAGATAACGGAAACGCAGGGGACCCATTGGCGATGCCACTGGGTGGGGGAGTTCCGCAGGTCGAGAACTCTCAGTGTATCGTTTTCAATAGTGGGACTGTTGCGACAGGCTCAGGCAATCAGTTGACTCTGAAGGCCAGGGTGACCTTCAAACAGTTGAAGCCTCCTTCCGGGCCTCACTTCTACGGTCATCACGTTATTTGGGTATCAGCGATGGATGCGAGTGGAAACAGCACTGGCCTCCGGCCACTTGGCGTCCACCGAGTCACCCATCCGGGATCGGCGCCCGCACCTATCCCTCAAGTGCTTTCGCTCGAGCCGGGCTACGGCGGAGGTGCGGCGCTTACAACTCAGACAATCCGAGTGGACTATCACTCACCGCACACGGCTGGCATTTCCAGTGCCCAAGTCCTGATCAATACCGTTTTGGATGGACACTACGCCTGCTACATCACGTGGTCCAGGGCGAACAACAGCCTATATCTCTTCAACGACGCGGCCACGGCGTACTCGCCAATACCGCTCGGTGGAACTGCTTCCCACGCCAACTCCCAGTGCACTGTCTACGCGTCCGGAAGTTCGGCGGTCGACTATGGTGAATACCTTGCCCTAACCATTCGAGTTAGCGCCACTTCGACATTTGCGAACAGTCCGTTCAGGGCGATCTACGTGGGCGCGCAACTCTCTACCCAACTGGGTGGAGCTAATACGGGATGGCATCCCGCTGCTGGATGGAATATTCGGACGGCGCCCGACGTCACCGCTCCAATCTTGACAAAGCCAGTTGTTAGCGTCACTTCGACCGGAGCAAGATTCGAATGGCAGTCTAATGAACTGGCCGATTCCCAGGTCCTCGTCACAGGCGGGCCATCCTCTCCCCTCGATCCCACGAAGCGCATATCCCAAAAGGCCGAGATCCTTTTCGGGCTTGCCCCGGCAACAACGTACTCTTTCACAGTGTACTCGCGGGATTCGGCCGGGAACACTGGAACGGCGACTGGCCAGTTCCGTACGGCCGATGCGGTGCCGATTGTCAGTTCGAGCAACCTTGTCGGCTGTGAGGCCAACCCGCCCGCCTTGTGTCGTCCCTTGCCGGGCTTGCGCTGGGAGGCGACCGGCGCGGCAGGCACTGACGCCGTCGGGAATCAGCTGTGGGCGCACGGCTGGTGGGACGAAGACACCAAGCGTTCCTACATCTCAATGTGGAACGTGACGCAGTTCACCGGGCAGAACCAGCTTCCGCCCAAGGCGCCCGAGGGCGAAACGCAGATCGTTCTTGCCGACCTCAACATTGCATGGGATCTCAAGAACCACCGGTGGCTCTACGTAGGGCTGACTGGCGACGAGATATGGTTCGGGGCTTCGACAGATGCGTCGGGTAACATGTGGAAGGGGCCATGGAAGATCATTGGTCTGGGCACGACTGCTGGGGTTAATCAGTGGGACTATCCTTCCGTGGCGGTTGCCGACAACGGTGACGTTCTTCTTGGCGCAGTCGGAGTCAATAGTGCAACAGAGAAGGGTGTGGGGTATGCGGTCAAGAAGGTCTCGGAAGGAGACCTGAACCTACTCATGAACGGCATGACTCCCGAAGGCTTTGATCTTAGCCCTTCGTCCTTCCTGAGTGTCGCCACTGTTGGCCTACCGCCCGGTAGTAGTTTTGGAACCGGCGGCCGAATCATCGTGTCCAACCAGCAGTATCATGTATTTGCCCCGGAACTGAATGCATCGAACCTCCCGGTCAACATCGTCCATCGAACATCGACCAATGCTACGAGTTGGAGCCCCGGAGGTCTCGGCACATATCTATTGCCGTTTTCGCCGCCGAAGAATGAGACGGACACAACTGACCTCGGTGAAAGGACCTTCTTTTCTCCGTCTCAGTTGGCGGCAGCCGGTGACCCGAGGGTTGACGGCCGGTGGATTGTGGGTTTCCAGTTCGCGAACGGAGTCTACAACAATGTAGCAGTGTGTTCTGAGGATCGCGGTTGTGGGTACATCAATACAGGCGGTGCGGACCAGTTCTTACCAGGTGTGGGTCTTTCTCCTGGGGGAATGAATCCAGCTTATTGGGTTTCGTATCACACGATTCTGGGTTCAGCCTCTGTTCCCGGCTACACCATCGACCTGCACGGCTGGGCTCTGCCGCACCTCCAGCAACCGGTTGGAAAGGTCCTGGAGACGAAGATCTATCCCGTGGGGTTCACCACAAGACCTAACCGCTGTGAATTCGCGCCCTGCAGGGCCCCCGGGGACTTCATGACCATGGCTGCTCAGCTAGTTCCCGCCGCAAACTCCGCGAGTGTACCGTATATCCATCCCCGGTGGCAGCAAGCAGCAACCGGCTCTGACTGCTCTGGTCCCGAACCCGGGTGCATTGTGAATGGGAACAACCTCGAACAGAAGTTCCTCCGGCTGCAACTGGGTGGCGTATCATCGCCGGACAGGCTTGACGGTGAGTGGGTGTTCGTTCCGCCGGGCACACCGCTGCCTGCCGGCGCCCCGCACTTACAGCGCGCGCCCCTTCCTGGGCTGCGGTCGAAGTGGGTGAAGGACTTGGAAGATGCCCGCTCGCGGAGGTAGCTTCATGCTGATTCGTCTGTTGCTTTTGGCCTTGCCCGTCACGGGTTGCATGGCGACCGCCCAGGCCCAGATTCCAGTTCTCGTCGGTCCCGCGATCGTCGGAGCGGGCACCCATCCGGAGCCGCTGTACCTTTCTCCCGGACAGATCATCACGGTGTACGCAACCGGAATCGGAGACAAGGTCACGGAGCGTATCCGAGCGACATCCCAACCATGGCCCACGGAACTCAGCGGAATTTCGGCGGAACTCATTGGACCTGGTTGGAAACCCGCGATCGGCCAGGTAGAGCCCTTGGCCACCTGCCCGGAATGGGGAATAATACCGAATCTACGGTGTGGACGGTTGCTGGCGGTGACGCTACAGGTTCCGTTCGAGATTAATTCGGAACTCAAAATGAATTCCAACTTCCTTCTTACGCTGGTATTGCGGGACGGCGATGGCAATGTCACTGGCGCAGCGGACGTGTTGCCGTACAAAGGCCAGCCAAAGATACTCAGATACTGCGAGGTGGCGCTGTTGCCGAACGTCAACGGAGTAACGCGCGGCGCGAGCGATTGTTCGCCGCTCGTGTATCATGCCGACGGAACGAGAGTACACAGCGCCAATCCCGCCAAGGAAGACGAACCGCTGACGATCTATCTCTACGGTCTGAGTGAGTTTGCGGGGCTGGCCTACGAGGGCGCCCGAACCGGATACCCGGCCGGCAGGGCGATTGACATGCGCGAGTCCTATTTCATGAACTACGAGTTCGGCGACAACGTCGAGCTCACCTTTGGACGCAGCCAACCCCGGCTCCAAGCCGACTACATCGGCACTGCCCCATCCGAGGTGGGCTTGTTTCAGGCGAACTTCCGCGTACCGCGAATCCCAAGCGGAGTCCGCCCATGCGGGCAGACAATCGCGGATCCAATATCCAACTTAAGTATTGGGATCGGAAGAGGCTCGCTATCCGAGAACCTCAAGGTCAGCCCGAAGCGCCTTCCCTTCGACTGGATCGGTCTCTGCGTCGATCCCGCTTCACGGCGTCCAGACTAACATTAACGACGCGGTTCCTACAGCGGCAGGATCTCTTCCCGCCCGGCGTTGAACTTCAGCCGCCGCCTCTGCGCGTTGCCTCCGGATTCGTACGCCGAAACCGGCCCCGGCTTCGACGCCCTCCGCGCCATCGGGTTCGAGATCGAACCATTCGGACCGCGCGCCATCGCCATCAGCGCCACGCCCGGCGACCTCAGCGCGGCCGAAGTGGAGCGCGTGCTCTTCGAGATCCTCGAGATCGCCGACAAGGAACTCCGGCAGACTTCGGTGGAGGAGATCCGCGCCAACATGGCGGCGTCGATCGCCTGCCGGGCCGCGATCAAGATCAACATGCCGCTCGACCTAACGAAGATGCAGTGGCTGCTCGCCGAACTGGCGGCAACGGAGTTTCCGATGAGCTGCCCGCACGGGCGTCCGATCGCGCTACGCTATGGGACACGGGAAATCCTCAAGGGCTTTCACCGGATTTAGCCGCAATGCTCGATCGGCGCACGCTTCTCCTCAACTCGCTGCTGGCGGGTTGCGCCGCCCAGCGCACGCGCGCCGCCGTGGAGAACGTTTCACTCACGGCGCTGGCGGCCGCGCTCGCCCGCGGCGACATCACATCCGTGCAACTGGTGAACGCCTACCTCGAGCGCATCCAGTCAATCGACCGCTCCGGACCGCGGATCAACTCCGTCATCGAGATCAACCCGGATGCGCTCGACATCGCCCGCCAGCGCGATGCAGGGCCACCGCGGGGGCCACTGCACGGCCTGCCCATCCTCATCAAAGACAACATCGACACAGCGGACCGGATGCACACCACCGCCGGGTCGCTCGCCCTGATCGACGCGCCCCGGCCGGAGCGGGACGCACCGCTGGTGAAGCGCCTCCGCGACGCCGGCGCCGTGATCCTGGGCAAGACCAACCTCAGCGAATGGGCCAATATCCGATCCACGCGATCCACCAGCGGCTGGAGCGGGCGCGGCGGACAGACCCGCAATCCGCACGCGCCGGAGCGCAATCCTTCGGGATCGAGTTCCGGGTCCGGAGCCGCCGTCGCCGCCAGCCTGTGTGCGGCCGCGGTGGGCACGGAGACTGACGGTTCGATCGTTTCGCCCTCTTCGATCAACGGCATCGTGGGCATCAAGCCGACGCTCGGATTGATCAGCCAGGAAGGCATCATCCCGATCGCGCATAGCCAGGATACCGCCGGGCCGATGGCCCGCACGGTCACCGACGCAGCGCTACTGCTTTCGGCAATGAACGAGCGGGGCCTGGACTTCCAGGCCGGTATCCGGAAGGATGCGCTGCGCGGCGTCCGGCTGGGCGTGGCTCGGCAGTTTTTCGGCGGCAACCCGGACGTGGTGAGGCTCGCCGAAAGGGCCATCGAACTTTGCCGACGCGCCGGAGCCGAGATCGTGGATCCGGTGGAATTGCCGCAGGGGTATGGCGGCGACGAGTTCACGGTGCTGAAGTACGAACTGAAGGCCGATCTCAGCGCCTACCTGGCGGCGCGAGGCGGCCCGGTGGCGTCGCTCAAGCAAGTGATCGAGTTCAACGAGCGCGAGAGGGGCCGGGAGATGCCGCACTTCGGGCAGGAAACGTTCATTGCCGCCGAGGCGCTGGGCGGCCTGGACAGCAAGCCCTACCTGGACGCGTTGCGGAATTCGAAGCGGATGGCCGGGCGCGACGGCATTGATGCGGCGATGGACCAGCACAAGCTCGACGCGATCGTTTCCCCCACGGACGGCCCGGCCTGGCTCACCGACTATGTCAATGGGGATCACTATGGCAATACGGGCTGCTCCACTCCGCCGGCTGTCGCCGGATACCCGCATGTCACGCTTCCGGCGGGCCTAGTGCATGGCCTGCCGGTGGGGTTTTCCTTCTTCGGCCGCGCGAACACCGATCAGTTGCTGGTCAACTACGCGGTGGCGCTCGAAGCGGCGCTTCCATAGCGGCAGGAAGTCCGGCGTGGACTCGAGTGACGCGATGTCGCTCTGCCGCCTTTGCGTTGCCAGTCTCGGCTGGCTGGCAACCGGCCCAGGCACAGACGCCAGCCGCTGCACCACATCCGAGCCAGCTCGTCACGGTGTACGCCAGCGGTATCGGAGAAAAGCTTCCACCGGATAGGAATCTCGTGGTCCAGGAACCTGGACGGTGGCGGGGGGGATTTCGCGGGAACGCTCTTGTGTGTCGAGGCCGAAGCCTACCGCACGGGCTCCCAATTCAAGATCCGCAGCGCGTTCTCGCGGTAGAGCGCCCGCAGCGTCTCATCGGGAAGCTCCAATCCGTAGAGCATCCACCAGCTCTGGCTCGGCAAGTACTCGTCCGCGGATTCGAGCACCTGCCAGAAGATCCGATAGGTAACGGCGGCGCGGCCGCGATCAGTCCCGAAGAGCACACGGTCCTTGTACCGGCTCAGAAACTTCGCCGCGTGGCGCGGCTGCCTCCCCAACTCATAAAGGCGAGCCGACATGTCGAGGTAAAGATTCGGATAGGCGTCCATCGTCTTTGTCAGGGAGGCGAGGTCATGCCCTTGGTTCGAGAGATGGCAGAAGATGAACTTGTTGCCGGGGTGGCGCGCGAGCAGGCGGTCGCGAATCGCGAGGATCCCGGCGTGGGAAGGCACGTTGAAATCGAACTGATTGAAGCGCTGGAATCCAGGGGGCCGTTCCTGGGTATGGTCAGGGGGCTCCCAGGCCGAAGGGTGATCCGCCATGTGGATATTGGCTGGCATGTTGAGTTCCGCCGCCTTCTTCCAAAACAAGTCCAGGCGCGGGTCGTCCGGGTGGAGCCTCTCGGACGGCGAAAGCGCGCGTGTAAAACCGGTCCCTTTGTCGGACAGCTCTCCCAATCCGCGTGCGCCCATGCGGTAGCAGCGCTCGACTTCCGCGGCGGCGCGCTGAGGGTAATCCGGTTTGCCGGTCCCCTCCCTGAGCACACCGGCGAACAGGACAAAGCGTTCGGGGTACGGCTTCAAGTAGAGTTCGACGAGCGCATCGAAGCGCGCGCCTACGGCGCCGGTAAGGACGACAGTCTTCTCGACGCCGACTTCGTCCATCGTCCGCACCCACTCGGCGACCTGCTCGGGCGTCGAGGCGTAGGAATGCGAGTGTACGTCGATGACGGGAAAGCGAGCCTTGGGAATGTCCGTCCTCGGGACGGCGAGCGAGGACTTCGGCTTCCAATCCTTGAGTTGAACCGCACCCGCGCGTTGGACCGCGCCCTCGTTGCCGGGCGGCTGGGCATAGGCGAGCCCAGCGAAGGCAAGGGCTAAGCCGGCGACTGCGGAATGGATTGGGGTTCTGGTCAGCACAACGGCTTCCATTTTACCTCGCGACCCGCCTCCCTCTGCATGAGATATTTACAGACGTCGAGCCAGGGTGAACTGCCCGCGGGGACTCGCTGAACGGCGCCAGGAGACGGTAAGATACGGCTCCGAAATCGGCGCGAAGATCTCTGAACTTGTGCGGAGACCTTGGCAAGAACCACGGCGCGGCTGTTCGAGATTAGTTCGGAACTTAGAATGAAGTCCAAAGTGTCTCCTTACGCCGGCATTGCGGGACGGTGCGGGCAACATCACTGGCGCAGCGGACGTGTTGCCGTACAAAGGCCAGCCAAAGATACTCAGATACTGCGGGGTGGCGCTGTTGCCGAATGTCAACGGAGTTACCCGCGGCACGAGCGATTGTTCACCGTTCGTGTATCATGCCGACGGAACGGGAGTCAGCGCCAATTCCGCCAAGGAAAACGAACCGTTGACGATCTATCTCTGCGGGCTGAGCCAGTTCAGGCGAACTTCGGCGTGCCAAGTATCCCAAGCGGAGTCTGCAGATGCGGGCATGTCCAACTTGAGTATCGGGATCGGCAGGGGCTCGCTATCCGAGAACCTCTTTGTTTCCCGAAACACCTTCCCTTCGACTCGCTTGCGTAGATCCCGCGTGACGACGTCCGGACTGACGACACCGTTCCTATAGCGGCAGCAACTCTTCCCGGGCCGCATCGAACTTCAGCCGCCGCTTCTGCAAGTACGCGATATTCCCCAAGTGCGACGCCTGCGCCGACCGGTGACCGATGTAGACATCGCCGTTGGGGAGCTTACGCGAAGCCACGCAATCGAGGAAGTTCTGCACGTGCTCCACGGTCTGCTCCCTGGGCGACTGCACCACCACGGGCGTGGCGTTGCGGCCCTTTGGCGTGAACTCGAAGCGCTGGCGGGTGATCCACAAGCGGCCCTCGGTGCCGACCATTTCCACCGCCGCTCCGGTGAGGCCCGGAGCGAGAGTCGCTTCGAAGGTCGCGGTCCAGCCGGCTTCCGAGGAATACGGTCCTCCGGGATACTCGAGCAGCACGTTGATCGTATCCGGCGCGGTGCGTCCGTCGCGGTAGTGATAGACGCCGCCGGCGGCCACGGCCGAGTGCGGGTTGTCCTGCTCCATGAACATGTGGACGACGTCGATCCAGTGAGTGAACAGGTCCGTCACCTGGCCGCCGCCGAAATCGAGATAGGCGCGAAAATTCCAGAACTGCTGCGGATCCCAGTCCCGCCACTTCACCGGCCCGAGGAAGCGCGCCCAATCCAGATTCGAGGGCTGAGTGGCCAGCGCCGCCGGGGCCTTCTGCAAGTGGGCGCCGTTGCCGTGCCACCAGGTGCGGGCGAGCGTGATCTTGCCGAGCTTGCCGCTCTTGATGTACTCTTCCTTGGCCTGCCGGTAGTGCGAACCGGAGCGCTGCTGCATGCCGACCTGGCACACGCGGTTGTTCACGCGCGCGGCCTTCACAATGATCGGGCCCTGTTCGATGGTGAGCGTGAGCGGCTTCTCGACATAGACGTCCTTGGCGGCGTTGAGCGCGTCGATGGCTGTGCCGGTGTGCCAATGGTCGGGCGTGGCGATGAGGACGGCGTCGAGGTCGCGGGTCTGGAGCAATTCCTGGTGATTGCGGAAGCCCTTCGCACCGGACGCCCCTTTGTCGTTCGCCTTCTGCATGGCTTCGTCGATGCGGGTGGAGTAGACGTCGCAGATGGCGGTGACGTTCACCTTCTTCGTGTCCTGAAAGATGCCCATCACGTACTTGCCGCGGCCACCCGCGCCGATGAGGCCGAGATTGACCCGGTCGTTCGCGCCGAGCACGCGGCTATAGGACGCGGCCGACATCGAGGCGGCGGTCATCTTCACGAAGTCTCTGCGGTGGACCATACCGGCGATTATACTCGTTATGGATGGCCATTGATTTCGGTACGAACCTTGTCGCGCGGTGGCCGTCGGCCCGCGCCGAGCATGTGACATTGCTCAAGAAGGCCGGCGTTCAAGCGGTCCTGACGGACGCGCCTGACGCGGAGTTCGAGAAGGCGGCGCGGGCGGCCGGCATCGAATACGCGTTGGAGAGCGCAGCCGCGATCCCGGGATCGTTCGGCGACGGGCTGTGGCCGGGAGTGCGGTCCCAGGGCCGCCGCGGCGACGCCGATCTGGCCGGAGCGTCACGAGAGCCTTGGGTGGACGCGAACGGATGGCGCTACGCAGTGGAGCGCGCACTGCATCCGGAGCGGGCGCCGGTGGGCACGTTCGCGCATCGAGACAAAAGCCAGATAGTGCCGTATTCGACTCTGGAAACAGCGCTGATCGAGGCGCGCGTCGATGGCGGAAACTTCGTACTGGACCTGGAGCCGGGGTATCGCGAAGCGCTGCTCAGCGGCGATGCGAAGGCGGCGGCGGCATGGGAGTCGCTGGGCAAAACGGCGGCGTGGCTGAGTGCGAACCGGGCGCTGTTCGCGTATCCGGCGGACCCGACCATTACGGCGCTGGCGGCGGACGGCTTCAGCGAAGAACTGGTGAACCTGTTGTTCCGGCGGAATGCGTCGCCGGCCGTGGCTCCGGCGTCGGCGCCTCCGGAACCGGCGCCGGAGAAGATCCGGGCGCTTGTGGCGGCGGCTCTGCCGTCTTTGCCGCCAAAAGCTTTGGAACACGCGCGCGCCGGCGCGATCGTTGTGACCGATGCCAAGCCGGACCCGGCGTGGAAAGTGCTGCGCGAGGACACGGACCGCATCGTCTACACGGTGGGCAAAGGGCAGGTGGTGGCCTACCGCGAGGAGATTAGCGACCCTAACGAGTTCGCCTTGGACGTGATCGATCTCGTCACGCACCGGCGGCGCTCGTGCCGGTTGTGGAACGCGCTTTCCTCCATCCCGCGGGCGGTGATACCGGGAAGAGGCGAGATGTTGATCTCGGTGATCAACTACGGTTCGGAAACCAACAACGAGATACAGGCGCGCGTGCAAGGGCGATACACGCGCGCCATGCTGCTCCGCCCCGAATCCGAGCCCGTCCCGCTGAAGGTTTCGGGACGGGGATCGATGACGGAGATCTTTTTGCCGGGGCTGCGCCGCGTTGCGGCAGTGCGGTTTTCGGCCTAGGGCCAGCTACCGCGCGATTCCCTCCCCGGCAATTTCGGCGCCTCGCAGAACGAAACGCATCGCGGCGCGATCCGACGTGGACGGGTTGGGCGTGCGATCCTGCACGAGGACGAATAGGAGTGTCATCGGTTGGGCGCCGCCGGTGATCGTGGCGGTTCCGGTGCAGTCGCTATTGACGGAGTACGAACCGGTCCAGAGGCTCGAATCATCTA
This genomic interval carries:
- a CDS encoding Gfo/Idh/MocA family oxidoreductase; translated protein: MVHRRDFVKMTAASMSAASYSRVLGANDRVNLGLIGAGGRGKYVMGIFQDTKKVNVTAICDVYSTRIDEAMQKANDKGASGAKGFRNHQELLQTRDLDAVLIATPDHWHTGTAIDALNAAKDVYVEKPLTLTIEQGPIIVKAARVNNRVCQVGMQQRSGSHYRQAKEEYIKSGKLGKITLARTWWHGNGAHLQKAPAALATQPSNLDWARFLGPVKWRDWDPQQFWNFRAYLDFGGGQVTDLFTHWIDVVHMFMEQDNPHSAVAAGGVYHYRDGRTAPDTINVLLEYPGGPYSSEAGWTATFEATLAPGLTGAAVEMVGTEGRLWITRQRFEFTPKGRNATPVVVQSPREQTVEHVQNFLDCVASRKLPNGDVYIGHRSAQASHLGNIAYLQKRRLKFDAAREELLPL